From one Populus alba chromosome 17, ASM523922v2, whole genome shotgun sequence genomic stretch:
- the LOC118037161 gene encoding silicon efflux transporter LSI3-like isoform X2 — translation MALGSFKKVVLGSVAFAIFWILAVFPAVPFLPIGRTAGSILGATLMVIFEVITPKQAYDAINLPVLGLLFGTMVVSIYLERADMFKHLGVLFSWKSWGAKDMLCRICIVSAISSALFTNDTACFFLTEFILKIARENNIRPEPFLLGLASSSNIGSSATPIGNPQNLIIAIQSGISFGEFVLGLLPAVLVGVFVNALILICMFWKLLSDVKEEEDALDELIVQEDSESGPQQSAEESKGQLNRWKRLSWKLCIYLGTVGMLVAFLMGVDMSWTALTTALIFVILDFKDAGPCLEKVSYSVLVFFCGMFITVYGFNRTGIPSSFWNLMEPHARIDHASGIAVLAIVILVLSNVASNVPTVLLLGAKVVASATAISPGEEKKAWLILAWVSTVAGNLSLIGSAANLIMCEQALRAHPSYTITFWSHLKFGVPSTLIVTAIGLALVY, via the exons ATGGCTCTGGGTTCGTTTAAGAAGGTTGTCTTAGGTTCAGTTGCCTTCGCAATCTTTTGGATTTTGGCAGTTTTCCCAGCAGTTCCTTTCTTACCCATTGGAAGGACAGCAGGTTCCATCCTCGGGGCAACTCTTATGGTTATCTTCGAAGTCATCACCCCTAAGCAAGCATATGATGCCATCAACCTCCCTGTACTGGGCCTTCTCTTTGGAACCATGGTTGTAAGCATCTATCTTGAAAGAGCAGACATGTTCAAGCACTTGGGAGTCTTGTTCTCATGGAAGAGTTGGGGTGCGAAGGACATGCTCTGCCGGATCTGCATTGTTTCTGCCATTTCAAGTGCTCTGTTCACTAATGACACCGCATGTTTCTTTCTCACTGAGTTCATATTAAAGATTGCTAGAGAAAACAATATTCGACCCGAACCTTTCTTGCTTGGGTTGGCTTCAAGTTCGAATATTGGATCCTCTGCAACTCCAATCGGCAACCCTCAAAACTTGATAATTGCTATTCAGAGTGGCATCTCTTTTGGGGAATTCGTATTGGGACTTCTTCCCGCGGTGCTTGTGGGTGTCTTTGTGAATGCTTTAATTCTTATATGCATGTTTTGGAAGTTGTTATCTGAtgttaaggaagaagaagatgcatTGGATGAATTGATTGTTCAGGAAGATTCAGAGTCCGGGCCGCAACAGTCCGCTGAAGAAAGTAAAGGCCAGCTGAATAGATGGAAGAGATTGTCATGGAAGTTGTGTATTTACCTCGGTACTGTTGGAATGCTGGTTGCTTTTCTAATGGGTGTGGACATGTCTTGGACAGCACTCACAACAGCCCTCATTTTTGTGATTCTTGATTTCAAAGATGCAGGGCCTTGCCTAGAGAAG GTTTCATACTCTGTTCTGGTATTCTTTTGTGGAATGTTTATCACGGTTTATGGCTTCAATAGAACAGGAATTCCTAGCAGTTTCTGGAACTTGATGGAGCCTCATGCACGGATCGATCATGCTAGCGGGATTGCTGTGCTGGCCATTGTAATACTTGTTCTCTCAAATGTTGCTTCGAATGTACCAACCG TTCTTTTACTTGGAGCAAAGGTAGTAGCTTCTGCCACGGCAATATCTCCTGGTGAAGAGAAGAAAGCTTGGCTTATCCTGGCATGGGTTAGCACAGTTGCTGGGAACCTCTCGCTAATAGGTTCCGCCGCAAACCTAATTATGTGTGAACAGGCTCTTCGTGCCCATCCCAGTTACACTATCACCTTTTGGAGCCATTTGAAGTTTGGAGTCCCCTCCACGCTTATTGTCACTGCTATTGGCTTAGCTCTTGTATATTGA
- the LOC118037161 gene encoding silicon efflux transporter LSI3-like isoform X4: MALGSFKKVVLGSVAFAIFWILAVFPAVPFLPIGRTAGSILGATLMVIFEVITPKQAYDAINLPVLGLLFGTMVVSIYLERADMFKHLGVLFSWKSWGAKDMLCRICIVSAISSALFTNDTACFFLTEFILKIARENNIRPEPFLLGLASSSNIGSSATPIGNPQNLIIAIQSGISFGEFVLGLLPAVLVGVFVNALILICMFWKLLSDVKEEEDALDELIVQEDSESGPQQSAEESKGQLNRWKRLSWKLCIYLGTVGMLVAFLMGVDMSWTALTTALIFVILDFKDAGPCLEKVSYSVLVFFCGMFITVYGFNRTGIPSSFWNLMEPHARIDHASGIAVLAIVILVLSNVASNVPTGSSFCHGNISW; the protein is encoded by the exons ATGGCTCTGGGTTCGTTTAAGAAGGTTGTCTTAGGTTCAGTTGCCTTCGCAATCTTTTGGATTTTGGCAGTTTTCCCAGCAGTTCCTTTCTTACCCATTGGAAGGACAGCAGGTTCCATCCTCGGGGCAACTCTTATGGTTATCTTCGAAGTCATCACCCCTAAGCAAGCATATGATGCCATCAACCTCCCTGTACTGGGCCTTCTCTTTGGAACCATGGTTGTAAGCATCTATCTTGAAAGAGCAGACATGTTCAAGCACTTGGGAGTCTTGTTCTCATGGAAGAGTTGGGGTGCGAAGGACATGCTCTGCCGGATCTGCATTGTTTCTGCCATTTCAAGTGCTCTGTTCACTAATGACACCGCATGTTTCTTTCTCACTGAGTTCATATTAAAGATTGCTAGAGAAAACAATATTCGACCCGAACCTTTCTTGCTTGGGTTGGCTTCAAGTTCGAATATTGGATCCTCTGCAACTCCAATCGGCAACCCTCAAAACTTGATAATTGCTATTCAGAGTGGCATCTCTTTTGGGGAATTCGTATTGGGACTTCTTCCCGCGGTGCTTGTGGGTGTCTTTGTGAATGCTTTAATTCTTATATGCATGTTTTGGAAGTTGTTATCTGAtgttaaggaagaagaagatgcatTGGATGAATTGATTGTTCAGGAAGATTCAGAGTCCGGGCCGCAACAGTCCGCTGAAGAAAGTAAAGGCCAGCTGAATAGATGGAAGAGATTGTCATGGAAGTTGTGTATTTACCTCGGTACTGTTGGAATGCTGGTTGCTTTTCTAATGGGTGTGGACATGTCTTGGACAGCACTCACAACAGCCCTCATTTTTGTGATTCTTGATTTCAAAGATGCAGGGCCTTGCCTAGAGAAG GTTTCATACTCTGTTCTGGTATTCTTTTGTGGAATGTTTATCACGGTTTATGGCTTCAATAGAACAGGAATTCCTAGCAGTTTCTGGAACTTGATGGAGCCTCATGCACGGATCGATCATGCTAGCGGGATTGCTGTGCTGGCCATTGTAATACTTGTTCTCTCAAATGTTGCTTCGAATGTACCAACCG GTAGTAGCTTCTGCCACGGCAATATCTCCTGGTGA
- the LOC118037161 gene encoding silicon efflux transporter LSI3-like isoform X3, whose protein sequence is MALGSFKKVVLGSVAFAIFWILAVFPAVPFLPIGRTAGSILGATLMVIFEVITPKQAYDAINLPVLGLLFGTMVVSIYLERADMFKHLGVLFSWKSWGAKDMLCRICIVSAISSALFTNDTACFFLTEFILKIARENNIRPEPFLLGLASSSNIGSSATPIGNPQNLIIAIQSGISFGEFVLGLLPAVLVGVFVNALILICMFWKLLSDVKEEEDALDELIVQEDSESGPQQSAEESKGQLNRWKRLSWKLCIYLGTVGMLVAFLMGVDMSWTALTTALIFVILDFKDAGPCLEKVSYSVLVFFCGMFITVYGFNRTGIPSSFWNLMEPHARIDHASGIAVLAIVILVLSNVASNVPTGEEKQLTWFAGEEADDGVLAGRCYSPPVLSLFFLLPVFCFLCFCFSSASLVSPILSVSL, encoded by the exons ATGGCTCTGGGTTCGTTTAAGAAGGTTGTCTTAGGTTCAGTTGCCTTCGCAATCTTTTGGATTTTGGCAGTTTTCCCAGCAGTTCCTTTCTTACCCATTGGAAGGACAGCAGGTTCCATCCTCGGGGCAACTCTTATGGTTATCTTCGAAGTCATCACCCCTAAGCAAGCATATGATGCCATCAACCTCCCTGTACTGGGCCTTCTCTTTGGAACCATGGTTGTAAGCATCTATCTTGAAAGAGCAGACATGTTCAAGCACTTGGGAGTCTTGTTCTCATGGAAGAGTTGGGGTGCGAAGGACATGCTCTGCCGGATCTGCATTGTTTCTGCCATTTCAAGTGCTCTGTTCACTAATGACACCGCATGTTTCTTTCTCACTGAGTTCATATTAAAGATTGCTAGAGAAAACAATATTCGACCCGAACCTTTCTTGCTTGGGTTGGCTTCAAGTTCGAATATTGGATCCTCTGCAACTCCAATCGGCAACCCTCAAAACTTGATAATTGCTATTCAGAGTGGCATCTCTTTTGGGGAATTCGTATTGGGACTTCTTCCCGCGGTGCTTGTGGGTGTCTTTGTGAATGCTTTAATTCTTATATGCATGTTTTGGAAGTTGTTATCTGAtgttaaggaagaagaagatgcatTGGATGAATTGATTGTTCAGGAAGATTCAGAGTCCGGGCCGCAACAGTCCGCTGAAGAAAGTAAAGGCCAGCTGAATAGATGGAAGAGATTGTCATGGAAGTTGTGTATTTACCTCGGTACTGTTGGAATGCTGGTTGCTTTTCTAATGGGTGTGGACATGTCTTGGACAGCACTCACAACAGCCCTCATTTTTGTGATTCTTGATTTCAAAGATGCAGGGCCTTGCCTAGAGAAG GTTTCATACTCTGTTCTGGTATTCTTTTGTGGAATGTTTATCACGGTTTATGGCTTCAATAGAACAGGAATTCCTAGCAGTTTCTGGAACTTGATGGAGCCTCATGCACGGATCGATCATGCTAGCGGGATTGCTGTGCTGGCCATTGTAATACTTGTTCTCTCAAATGTTGCTTCGAATGTACCAACCG GGGAAGAGAAGCAACTTACCTGGTTTGCTGGGGAAGAAGCTGACGATGGTGTGCTGGCGGGTCGATGCTACTCCCCTCCAGTTCTTTCTCTGTTCTTCCTTCTCCCTGTTTTTTGCTttctgtgtttttgtttttcttctgcCTCTCTCGTCTCTCCTATTCTTTCTGTTTCTCTCTAG
- the LOC118037161 gene encoding silicon efflux transporter LSI3-like isoform X1 translates to MALGSFKKVVLGSVAFAIFWILAVFPAVPFLPIGRTAGSILGATLMVIFEVITPKQAYDAINLPVLGLLFGTMVVSIYLERADMFKHLGVLFSWKSWGAKDMLCRICIVSAISSALFTNDTACFFLTEFILKIARENNIRPEPFLLGLASSSNIGSSATPIGNPQNLIIAIQSGISFGEFVLGLLPAVLVGVFVNALILICMFWKLLSDVKEEEDALDELIVQEDSESGPQQSAEESKGQLNRWKRLSWKLCIYLGTVGMLVAFLMGVDMSWTALTTALIFVILDFKDAGPCLEKVSYSVLVFFCGMFITVYGFNRTGIPSSFWNLMEPHARIDHASGIAVLAIVILVLSNVASNVPTVTAEDGALELLLKTKCNGLTLCFSLLFVRPLSLCSFFVFFSLYWFSRPCSLCFFFCFPPSFVYGPSLAFIKPENAMWSPPDDEATDRC, encoded by the exons ATGGCTCTGGGTTCGTTTAAGAAGGTTGTCTTAGGTTCAGTTGCCTTCGCAATCTTTTGGATTTTGGCAGTTTTCCCAGCAGTTCCTTTCTTACCCATTGGAAGGACAGCAGGTTCCATCCTCGGGGCAACTCTTATGGTTATCTTCGAAGTCATCACCCCTAAGCAAGCATATGATGCCATCAACCTCCCTGTACTGGGCCTTCTCTTTGGAACCATGGTTGTAAGCATCTATCTTGAAAGAGCAGACATGTTCAAGCACTTGGGAGTCTTGTTCTCATGGAAGAGTTGGGGTGCGAAGGACATGCTCTGCCGGATCTGCATTGTTTCTGCCATTTCAAGTGCTCTGTTCACTAATGACACCGCATGTTTCTTTCTCACTGAGTTCATATTAAAGATTGCTAGAGAAAACAATATTCGACCCGAACCTTTCTTGCTTGGGTTGGCTTCAAGTTCGAATATTGGATCCTCTGCAACTCCAATCGGCAACCCTCAAAACTTGATAATTGCTATTCAGAGTGGCATCTCTTTTGGGGAATTCGTATTGGGACTTCTTCCCGCGGTGCTTGTGGGTGTCTTTGTGAATGCTTTAATTCTTATATGCATGTTTTGGAAGTTGTTATCTGAtgttaaggaagaagaagatgcatTGGATGAATTGATTGTTCAGGAAGATTCAGAGTCCGGGCCGCAACAGTCCGCTGAAGAAAGTAAAGGCCAGCTGAATAGATGGAAGAGATTGTCATGGAAGTTGTGTATTTACCTCGGTACTGTTGGAATGCTGGTTGCTTTTCTAATGGGTGTGGACATGTCTTGGACAGCACTCACAACAGCCCTCATTTTTGTGATTCTTGATTTCAAAGATGCAGGGCCTTGCCTAGAGAAG GTTTCATACTCTGTTCTGGTATTCTTTTGTGGAATGTTTATCACGGTTTATGGCTTCAATAGAACAGGAATTCCTAGCAGTTTCTGGAACTTGATGGAGCCTCATGCACGGATCGATCATGCTAGCGGGATTGCTGTGCTGGCCATTGTAATACTTGTTCTCTCAAATGTTGCTTCGAATGTACCAACCG TGACTGCTGAAGATGGAGCTCTGGAGTTGCTGCTGAAGACGAAGTGCAACGGTCTCACcctttgtttctctcttctgTTCGTTCGTCCCCTGTCCCTGTGTagtttttttgtcttcttctctctctactGGTTTTCCCGTCCgtgttctctctgtttttttttttgttttcctcccTCCTTCGTTTATGGcccttctctggcttttataaagccagagaatgcCATGTGGTCGCCTCCAGATGATGAGGCGACCGACCGTTGTTAA
- the LOC118037160 gene encoding uncharacterized protein, with protein MAPSRLLLALSILLCFLSFSSSARPCKTLFISSYSVSYKPLNPYPNDPNPNNPSSGFLIVTEIQEASLSASSLALIKRRFIPFVSSNNYENTNKEATRRDEVGSVWDGFGSYDLSSLRDRTKDILSVVVALLFGVGCGALTAATMYLVWSLFSPSQPRYDDYFDGDFSDDEEEDLKKIGYVKIPEAEQVKGGSV; from the coding sequence ATGGCACCCTCGAGACTCCTTCTTGCCCTCTCAATCCTCCTCTGcttcctctccttctcttccTCAGCAAGACCCTGCAAAACCCTTTTCATCTCCTCTTATTCTGTCTCCTACAAACCCCTTAACCCTTACCCTAACGACCCTAACCCTAACAACCCATCTTCTGGGTTCTTGATCGTAACCGAGATCCAAGAGGCCTCACTCTCCGCCTCCTCCCTGGCGCTCATCAAACGCAGATTCATCCCGTTCGTTTCTAgcaataattatgaaaataccAACAAGGAAGCCACTCGCCGCGACGAGGTGGGGTCGGTTTGGGATGGATTTGGGAGCTATGACTTGAGCTCGTTGCGCGATCGTACTAAGGATATTCTTAGCGTGGTTGTTGCTTTGCTTTTTGGTGTCGGTTGTGGTGCGCTTACAGCAGCTACAATGTATCTGGTTTGGTCTTTGTTTTCTCCATCGCAGCCGCGTTATGATGATTATTTTGATGGGGATTTTAGtgatgatgaggaggaggatTTGAAGAAAATTGGGTATGTCAAGATTCCTGAGGCAGAGCAAGTTAAAGGCGGTTCGGTATGA
- the LOC118037159 gene encoding uncharacterized protein — translation MDAEDDWESSSGEVTDTDQFNDEDFYSTSACLSKLQFRSDVSKAKWNVEMGMAEVIEKKGKMWITTGIVRNGKTFCLIEETLFLAEIGALLVMDDNDECLALKDIYKKISEERNGCSWELFEVYKHLKSLGYVVGRHGVPWSIKGVKNNSKPCSSQGTIQNNRVEGAEENGITCAVQMLSNLQVDELRLNFDVYLPNSKFRKSSPGDPAFLLCLVRGSPPAKAKSEVLERQCGGIPLKLCHVDHGRVSFFSFKRVELPILP, via the exons ATGGATGCGGAGGATGATTGGGAATCATCTTCAGGAGAAGTGACCGACACTGACCAGTTCAACGATGAAGACTTTTACTCCACGTCTGCTTGTCTATCCAAACTGCAATTCAG GAGTGATGTTTCAAAGGCTAAATGGAATGTTGAGATGGGAATGGCTGAAGTTAttgaaaagaaagggaaaatgtGGATTACTACTGGGATTGTTCGTAATGGCAAGACTTTTTGCTTGATTGAGGAGacatt GTTTTTGGCCGAAATAGGGGCATTGCTTGTTATGGATGACAATGATGAGTGTCTTGCATTGAAAGACATATACAAGAAGATTTCTGAAGAAAGGAATGGTTGCAGCTGGGAGCTTTTTGAGGTATATAAACACTTGAAGTCTCTTGGTTACGTTGTTGGGCGTCATGGGGTTCCTTGGAGTATTAAGGGTGTTAAGAATAACAGCAAACCTTGTTCTTCTCAAGGGACTATTCAAAACAACAGGGTTGAAGGTGCTGAAGAGAACGGCATTACTTGCGCTGTGCAGATGCTCAGTAATTTGCAAGTTGATGAACTGAGACTAAATTTTGACGTTTATCTTCCAAATAGCAAGTTTAGAAAGTCTTCACCTGGTGATCCAGCCTTTCTGCTATGTTTAGTTCG GGGAAGTCCACCTGCCAAAGCAAAAAGTGAAGTTCTTGAGAGACAATGTGGTGGGATTCCTTTGAAGTTATGTCATGTAGATCATGGGCGTGTCAGCTTCTTTTCCTTCAAGAGGGTGGAGCTCCCCATTTTACCCTGA
- the LOC118037158 gene encoding protein LEAD-SENSITIVE 1: MGLLSNSIKRDVLRPGDHIYSWKNAYLYAHHGIYFGDEKVIHFTRGSGQEIGTGTVLDRLIFSLSPSRPSDNPCPKCGDQSRLDGVISSCIDCFLSGGYLYLFEYDVSPALFIAKPRGGTCTLAKPDPPEDVLHRASFLLLNGFGGYHIFKNNCEDFAIYCKTGLLVMTSLSVGRSGQAASFIAATSALVSSPLRFLTTSFSGLAAVGYGMYCVSRLVSDIGVRRDVAKIPVERLVSPSDSIESEAVADLAKES; this comes from the exons ATGGGACTTCTTTCGAATAGTATCAAGAGAGATGTGTTAAGGCCAGGGGATCATATCTACTCGTGGAAAAACGCTTACTTATATGCCCATCACG GCATTTACTTTGGTGATGAAAAGGTGATACACTTCACTCGGGGATCAGGCCAAGAAATTGGCACAGGAACTGTGTTAGACCGTCTTATTTTCAGCTTGTCTCCTTCTCGTCCTTCAGATAATCCGTGCCCAAAATGTGGTGATCAATCAAGGCTTGATGGTGTGATCTCATCCTGCATCGATTGTTTTCTATCAGGTGGCTATCTCTACCTCTTTGAGTATGATGTCTCTCCAGCTCTCTTCATTGCTAAACCACGAGGTGGCACCTGCACCCTTGCCAAACCCGACCCGCCAGAAGATGTCCTTCACCGTGCTTCTTTCCTCTTGCTAAATGGTTTTGGTGGATATCACATTTTCAAGAACAACTGTGAGGATTTTGCAATCTACTGCAAGACAGGCTTGCTCGTGATGACAAGCCTCAGTGTTGGTCGAAGTGGGCAGGCTGCTTCCTTCATAGCTGCTACTAGTGCTCTTGTTTCTTCACCACTTCGATTTCTAACAACCAGCTTTAGCGGCCTGGCAGCTGTGGGATATGGGATGTATTGTGTCAGCCGGCTCGTTTCTGATATCGGAGTTCGTCGCGACGTGGCAAAAATCCCTGTTGAGCGACTTGTTTCCCCTTCCGACTCAATAGAGTCAGAAGCTGTGGCTGACCTGGCCAAGGAAagttaa
- the LOC118037157 gene encoding scarecrow-like protein 8 — MASGFSSGGGSGGGGGGGGFQDFYTNRSSLPTMNLSNNPSSLPPYRTNQIFLDQNLSSHNYQQIAQHRAILPTNMNATTAATTTTPTLIGKRSLADFQSPPQQSLLNQAALNNLLLRSVKPRINNNLFQQNTSPISTLSPIDFSVNNLSPQLPSLMPQRYSLPLLQQLRSNQQQQQRPMNLMSSNGVINNNNNNMMPYVNMLQNQNGGGNGVLMGQDREKKMLNQLQELEKQLLDDDDDNQEGDDVSVITNTNSEWSETIQNLMSSCNNPISPSPTSSSSSSSSTVTTPVSKQTIIEAASAIYEGKTDVYPEILSRICQVANPRGNSGQRLMEYMLMALKYRVNSAEKTPSVRELYNKEHVDATQSLYDLSPCFKLGFMAANLAIIEATREQGREMNGCSNGFHVVDFDIGQGGQYMNLLHALSGLQNLKPAIVKITAVAADSNGGEAKERLRLVGETLSQLAQLLGLSLCFNVVSCRLSELSRESLGCEPEEALAVNFAFKLYRMPDESVSTENPRDELLRRVKGLGPRVVTIVEQEMNTNTAPFMARVNESCSYYGALFDSIDSTMERDSSERARVEEGLGRTIVNSVACEGRDRIERCEVFGKWRARMGMAGFELKPMSQIVAESMKARLSLTNRVNPGFTVKEENGGVCFGWKGKTLTVASAWR, encoded by the coding sequence ATGGCATCTGGGTTTTCAAGCGGTGGTGgtagtggaggaggaggaggcggtGGTGGTTTCCAAGATTTCTACACTAATAGATCATCTCTCCCCACCATGAACCTCTCAAATAACCCATCATCATTGCCTCCTTACAGAACCAACCAAATCTTTCTTGACCAAAATTTGTCTTCTCATAATTATCAACAGATCGCTCAACATAGAGCAATCTTGCCCACAAATATGAACGCAACCACCGCAGCCACCACCACAACGCCAACGTTAATCGGCAAGCGCTCGCTTGCCGATTTTCAATCACCGCCGCAGCAAAGCTTGCTAAACCAAGCGGCCCTAAATAATCTTCTCCTTCGGTCTGTAAAGCCGAGGATTAATAACAATTTGTTCCAACAAAATACTTCGCCGATTTCAACACTTTCTCCCATTGATTTCTCCGTTAACAACCTGTCTCCTCAACTCCCTAGCTTAATGCCTCAACGTTATAGTCTGCCTCTTCTTCAACAACTTCGCTCcaaccagcagcagcagcagcgccCCATGAATCTTATGAGTTCTAACGGTGtcatcaacaacaataacaacaacatgaTGCCGTATGTGAATATGTTACAGAACCAAAACGGAGGAGGAAACGGAGTACTTATGGGCCAAGATCGGGAGAAAAAGATGCTGAATCAGCTTCAAGAACTGGAAAAACAGCTTTTAGACGACGATGACGACAACCAAGAAGGTGACGATGTAAGTGTTATAACGAACACTAACAGTGAATGGTCTGAGACGATACAGAATCTCATGAGTTCTTGTAATAATCCGATTTCTCCATCGCCCACTTCatcatcctcatcctcatctTCGACAGTCACCACGCCGGTTTCGAAACAGACAATAATCGAAGCAGCATCAGCAATTTACGAAGGTAAAACTGATGTTTACCCTGAGATCTTGTCTCGTATCTGTCAGGTTGCGAACCCACGAGGGAATTCTGGACAGAGATTGATGGAATACATGTTGATGGCTTTAAAATATCGGGTTAATTCTGCTGAAAAAACACCCTCTGTAAGGGAGTTGTACAACAAGGAACATGTAGATGCAACCCAGTCCTTATATGACTTGTCACCTTGTTTCAAGCTTGGTTTCATGGCTGCCAATCTTGCCATCATTGAGGCCACAAGAGAGCAAGGCCGAGAGATGAATGGCTGCAGCAATGGCTTCcatgttgttgattttgatatcGGTCAAGGAGGGCAATACATGAACCTTCTACACGCGCTTTCTGGGCTTCAAAATTTGAAGCCAGCCATTGTCAAGATCACAGCTGTTGCTGCTGATAGCAATGGTGGAGAGGCGAAGGAGAGGTTGAGGCTAGTTGGTGAAACGCTGAGTCAACTCGCCCAGCTATTAGGACTAAGTCTGTGTTTCAACGTTGTGAGTTGCAGACTCAGTGAGTTGTCTCGGGAGTCCCTCGGGTGCGAGCCGGAAGAGGCCTTGGCTGTCAATTTTGCGTTCAAGCTGTATAGAATGCCCGATGAGAGCGTGTCCACAGAGAATCCAAGGGATGAGCTTTTGAGGCGCGTGAAGGGGTTGGGGCCGCGCGTTGTGACAATAGTGGAGCAAGAAATGAATACCAATACCGCCCCCTTCATGGCGCGCGTGAACGAATCATGTTCATATTACGGAGCGCTATTCGACTCAATCGACTCAACAATGGAAAGGGATAGCTCAGAGCGAGCAAGGGTCGAGGAGGGACTGGGTCGGACGATAGTAAACTCGGTTGCTTGCGAAGGCAGGGACCGGATTGAAAGATGCGAGGTCTTTGGGAAATGGCGGGCCCGGATGGGAATGGCAGGGTTCGAGTTGAAGCCAATGAGTCAAATCGTTGCTGAGTCAATGAAAGCGAGGTTGAGTTTAACAAACCGAGTTAACCCAGGATTTACTGTTAAAGAAGAGAACGGTGGGGTATGTTTTGGTTGGAAGGGAAAAACTCTCACTGTCGCTTCTGCTTGGCGTTAA